One Sphingomonas endolithica DNA segment encodes these proteins:
- a CDS encoding CDC48 family AAA ATPase: protein MADSETPVRKLQVANARPEDSGRGLAHVPRSLMAALQLVEGDVIEIVGKSTTPARAVAPYPEDEGLEIVRVDGLQRANAGVGSGDFVEVRKVESKPATRIVFAPAQQNLRLQGSSTALKRTFFGRPVTQGDIVATAGQQRVDNMPPGVQQFLRAPAYALQEIRLAVIATTPKGVVHVDENTEIELRPEYEEPKEARRADVTYDDIGGMAGTIDQLREMVELPLRYPELFQRLGVDPPKGVLLYGPPGTGKTRLARAVANESAAEFFLINGPEIMGSAYGESEQRLRQIFEEAQNASPSIVFIDEIDSIAPKRGQVSGEAEKRLVAQLLTLMDGLEARANVVVIAATNRPEAIDEALRRPGRFDREIVVGVPDERGRREILGIHTRGMPLGDKVDLDELASTTYGFVGADLAALAREAAIEAVRKIMPRLNLAEGTIPPEVLDELAVTREDFMDALKRVQPSAMREVMVEAPRVRWDDVGGLDKAQARLKEGVELPLKDPDAFRRLGIRPAKGFLLYGPPGTGKTLLAKAVAREAQANFIATKSSDLLSKWYGESEQQISRLFSRARQVAPCILFIDELDSLVPTRGSGMGEPQVTERVVNTILAEMDGLEELQSVVVIGATNRPNLIDPALLRPGRFDELIYVGLPDAGGRKRILAIQTGKMPLASDVDLDVLAGRTERFTGADLEDLVRRAGLIALRQSLSVTQVTQAHFDEALIDSRASVTVDMERDYQQIAAKLKQDAAAMQPIGFISPGQLSPRGPKGSD, encoded by the coding sequence ATGGCCGACAGCGAAACTCCCGTCCGCAAGCTACAGGTGGCCAATGCCCGGCCGGAGGATAGCGGTCGCGGCCTGGCGCATGTGCCGCGTTCGCTGATGGCGGCATTGCAGCTCGTCGAAGGCGACGTGATCGAGATCGTCGGTAAATCCACCACCCCGGCTCGCGCCGTCGCGCCTTATCCCGAAGACGAAGGGCTGGAGATCGTCCGCGTCGATGGCCTGCAGCGCGCCAATGCCGGGGTCGGCTCGGGCGATTTCGTCGAGGTGCGCAAGGTCGAGTCCAAGCCTGCCACGCGCATCGTGTTCGCGCCCGCGCAGCAGAATCTGCGCCTGCAGGGCTCGTCCACCGCGCTCAAACGCACCTTCTTCGGGCGTCCCGTGACACAGGGCGACATCGTCGCCACCGCCGGGCAGCAGCGCGTCGACAACATGCCGCCCGGCGTCCAACAATTCCTCCGCGCGCCGGCCTATGCATTGCAGGAGATCCGCCTCGCGGTAATCGCCACCACCCCCAAGGGCGTGGTCCATGTGGACGAAAATACAGAAATTGAACTTCGCCCCGAATATGAGGAGCCGAAGGAAGCGCGCCGCGCCGACGTCACCTATGACGATATCGGCGGCATGGCCGGCACGATCGACCAATTGCGCGAAATGGTCGAACTGCCGCTGCGCTATCCCGAACTGTTCCAGCGCCTGGGCGTCGATCCGCCCAAGGGCGTGCTGCTCTATGGCCCGCCCGGTACCGGCAAAACGCGGCTTGCGCGCGCCGTGGCCAACGAATCGGCGGCCGAATTCTTCCTGATCAACGGGCCCGAGATCATGGGTTCGGCGTACGGCGAATCCGAACAACGCCTACGTCAGATCTTCGAGGAGGCGCAGAATGCCTCGCCGTCGATCGTGTTCATCGACGAGATCGATTCGATCGCGCCCAAGCGCGGCCAGGTATCGGGCGAAGCGGAGAAGCGCCTCGTCGCGCAGCTCCTGACGCTGATGGACGGCCTGGAGGCGCGTGCCAACGTGGTGGTGATCGCCGCCACCAACCGCCCCGAAGCGATTGACGAGGCGCTGCGTCGCCCGGGCCGCTTCGACCGCGAGATCGTCGTCGGCGTGCCCGACGAACGCGGCCGGCGCGAGATCCTGGGCATCCACACGCGCGGCATGCCGCTCGGCGACAAGGTCGATCTCGATGAGCTCGCCAGCACCACCTACGGCTTTGTCGGTGCCGATCTCGCCGCACTTGCCCGCGAGGCGGCGATCGAAGCGGTCCGCAAGATCATGCCGCGGCTCAACCTTGCCGAAGGCACGATCCCGCCCGAGGTGCTCGATGAGCTTGCCGTCACGCGCGAGGACTTCATGGATGCGCTGAAGCGCGTGCAGCCGTCGGCGATGCGCGAAGTGATGGTCGAGGCGCCGCGTGTGCGGTGGGACGATGTCGGCGGGCTCGACAAGGCGCAGGCGCGGCTCAAGGAAGGCGTCGAACTGCCGCTCAAGGATCCCGACGCGTTCCGACGGCTCGGCATCCGCCCGGCCAAGGGCTTCCTGCTCTATGGCCCTCCCGGTACCGGCAAGACCTTGCTCGCCAAGGCCGTGGCGCGCGAGGCGCAGGCCAATTTCATCGCCACCAAGTCGAGCGACCTGCTGAGCAAATGGTACGGCGAGAGCGAGCAGCAGATCAGCCGCCTGTTCAGCCGCGCCCGCCAGGTCGCGCCGTGCATCCTGTTCATCGACGAGCTCGATTCTCTCGTGCCGACGCGCGGCAGCGGCATGGGCGAGCCGCAGGTTACCGAGCGCGTCGTCAACACCATCCTGGCCGAGATGGATGGACTGGAGGAATTGCAGTCGGTGGTGGTGATCGGGGCGACCAACCGGCCCAATCTGATCGATCCCGCCTTGCTGCGTCCCGGCCGCTTCGACGAGCTGATCTATGTCGGTCTGCCCGATGCCGGCGGTCGCAAGCGCATCCTAGCGATCCAGACCGGCAAGATGCCGCTCGCAAGCGATGTCGATCTCGACGTCCTTGCCGGGCGCACGGAACGCTTCACCGGCGCCGATCTCGAGGATCTGGTGCGGCGTGCCGGCCTGATTGCGCTGCGCCAATCGCTGTCCGTGACGCAAGTGACGCAGGCGCATTTCGATGAAGCGCTGATCGACTCGCGTGCCTCGGTCACGGTCGACATGGAACGCGACTATCAGCAGATCGCGGCCAAGCTGAAGCAGGACGCGGCGGCGATGCAGCCGATTGGTTTCATCTCGCCGGGACAGCTGAGCCCACGGGGTCCAAAGGGTAGCGACTGA
- a CDS encoding MFS transporter, producing MYDDLTEGADGATKPRVERDFLLLFVVMLTIAAGNTALQSVLPALGRSLRVPDSAVAAAFSISALLWVVSAPFWANRSDRHGRRAMILLGLGGFTTSLLLCGLALTAGINGWIGGTAAFLAFIVGRLLYGSFGSAAPPAVQALVAGSTSRAERTRALTLLGSAFGLGTILGPAIAPYLTLGHVGGVEIGLAGPAFFGAVFGACIFIAVHRMLPNDLVAAPGTHGAAIAYPSVGGQSSGASVTAATHIVSETVGYTDPRIRAWMIMGLIMGHAQAMTGQAIGFLVIDRLHVAPIEALQPTGLVLMMGAGSALLVQWGLIPILKLDPKRMVLFGLVLAGIGTALTGIATSLYGIALAYALASAGFGFTRPGFTAGSSLAVGPAAQGSVAGKVTSVNGASFVLGPSIGVGLYEAQHSLPYLVASGALLLTIFYAWRALRAPIILPDPTI from the coding sequence ATGTACGACGATCTGACCGAGGGAGCGGACGGCGCCACCAAGCCGCGGGTCGAGCGCGACTTCCTGCTGTTGTTCGTCGTCATGCTGACCATCGCGGCAGGCAATACCGCGCTGCAATCGGTGCTGCCGGCGCTGGGCCGATCGCTGCGCGTGCCCGACAGCGCCGTGGCGGCCGCCTTCTCCATCTCGGCCCTGCTGTGGGTGGTCTCCGCGCCGTTTTGGGCCAATCGATCGGACCGGCACGGGCGGCGCGCGATGATCCTGCTCGGCCTCGGCGGCTTCACGACATCGCTGCTGCTGTGCGGGCTGGCGCTGACCGCGGGGATCAACGGCTGGATCGGCGGGACGGCGGCGTTCCTCGCCTTCATCGTCGGGCGGCTGCTGTACGGCAGCTTCGGCTCCGCCGCGCCGCCGGCGGTGCAGGCACTGGTCGCGGGGAGTACGAGCCGCGCGGAGCGGACGCGTGCGCTGACCTTGCTGGGGTCAGCGTTCGGGCTCGGTACGATCCTGGGTCCGGCGATCGCGCCGTATCTGACGTTGGGGCATGTCGGCGGAGTCGAAATCGGCCTCGCGGGCCCGGCTTTTTTCGGCGCGGTGTTCGGCGCGTGCATCTTCATCGCCGTGCATCGCATGCTGCCCAACGACCTTGTTGCTGCGCCCGGGACGCACGGGGCGGCAATCGCCTACCCTTCGGTCGGCGGGCAATCCTCGGGCGCGAGCGTGACCGCGGCGACGCATATCGTCAGCGAAACCGTGGGCTATACCGATCCGCGCATCCGCGCCTGGATGATCATGGGGCTGATCATGGGCCATGCGCAGGCGATGACCGGCCAGGCGATCGGCTTCCTCGTGATCGATCGGCTGCATGTCGCACCGATCGAGGCACTGCAGCCGACCGGCCTGGTGCTGATGATGGGGGCGGGATCGGCATTGCTGGTGCAATGGGGCCTGATCCCGATCCTGAAGCTCGATCCCAAGCGGATGGTGCTGTTCGGGCTGGTGCTCGCCGGGATCGGCACCGCGCTGACCGGCATCGCGACCTCGCTCTACGGCATTGCGCTGGCCTATGCGCTGGCGTCGGCGGGGTTCGGTTTCACCCGGCCGGGCTTTACCGCGGGATCGTCGCTCGCGGTGGGCCCGGCGGCACAAGGCTCGGTCGCGGGGAAGGTGACGAGCGTCAACGGCGCGTCGTTCGTGCTCGGCCCCTCGATCGGCGTGGGATTGTACGAGGCGCAGCATTCGCTGCCCTATCTGGTCGCCAGCGGGGCGTTGCTGCTGACGATCTTCTATGCCTGGCGGGCGTTGCGGGCGCCGATCATCCTGCCCGATCCGACGATCTGA
- a CDS encoding CarD family transcriptional regulator, with amino-acid sequence MAAKALSFDVGDYVVYPKHGVGRVIELQKSEIAGMQLELYVLRFEKERMTLRVPTNKAESVGMRKLSSDKTLREALDTLTGKPRVKRTMWSRRAQEYEAKINSGDLVSIAEVVRDLFRADDQPEQSYSERQIFEGAASRLARELAAMEQVEEPAAQEKILDILRKAAAIHNKDKAAV; translated from the coding sequence ATGGCTGCCAAGGCGCTGTCTTTCGACGTCGGCGATTATGTCGTTTACCCCAAGCACGGCGTCGGTCGTGTGATCGAGCTGCAAAAGTCGGAGATCGCCGGCATGCAGCTCGAACTCTACGTCCTGCGTTTCGAAAAGGAGCGCATGACGCTCCGTGTTCCCACCAACAAGGCGGAAAGCGTCGGCATGCGCAAGCTGTCGAGCGACAAGACGTTGCGCGAAGCGCTCGACACGTTGACCGGCAAGCCGCGCGTCAAGCGCACCATGTGGTCGCGTCGTGCGCAGGAATATGAAGCCAAGATCAATTCGGGCGACCTGGTGTCGATCGCCGAAGTGGTCCGCGATCTGTTCCGCGCCGACGACCAGCCCGAGCAGAGCTATTCCGAGCGGCAGATCTTCGAAGGCGCCGCCAGCCGCCTGGCGCGCGAGCTCGCCGCGATGGAGCAGGTCGAAGAGCCTGCGGCACAGGAGAAGATCCTCGACATCCTGCGCAAGGCAGCGGCGATCCATAACAAGGACAAGGCAGCCGTCTGA
- a CDS encoding LysR substrate-binding domain-containing protein, whose protein sequence is MRRLPPLTAIEAFVQVARLGSIKAASQELALSPPALSRRVQALERFIGKPLFERRHQALVLNGDGERLLTQIAPAIDSLSDAVEMMTSGTEVLRLRLGILPLFASQRLFPKLGDLRLKHPELHLDIDTAGHGVSRLGDGLDAVIALAREIDPALYAKRLDRNLVYVIGARTLVEGPNPITRPAQLAGLTALVHRDMTDTFTEWRRAAGLRDIEPLAIDHFDSGALMLEAAAQGLGIAFMHESHFADANDSRLVRLFDIEVESPYSYWFVCRPRALTQKPVKLFHDWLIEAVADPGI, encoded by the coding sequence ATGCGTAGGCTGCCGCCCCTGACGGCGATCGAGGCGTTCGTGCAGGTCGCGCGGCTGGGATCGATCAAGGCGGCATCGCAGGAGCTGGCGCTGTCGCCGCCGGCGCTCAGCCGCCGCGTGCAGGCGCTCGAGCGCTTCATCGGCAAGCCGCTATTCGAGCGCCGCCACCAGGCGCTGGTGCTGAACGGGGATGGCGAACGGCTGTTGACGCAGATCGCGCCGGCGATCGACAGCCTGTCGGACGCGGTCGAGATGATGACGTCAGGCACCGAAGTGCTGCGCTTGCGGCTCGGCATCCTGCCGCTGTTCGCCTCGCAGCGGTTGTTCCCGAAGCTCGGCGACCTGCGCCTCAAGCATCCCGAACTGCACCTCGACATCGATACTGCGGGGCACGGCGTGTCGCGGCTGGGGGATGGGCTGGACGCGGTGATCGCGCTGGCGCGCGAGATCGATCCGGCACTGTATGCCAAGCGGCTGGACCGCAACCTGGTCTATGTGATTGGCGCGCGCACGCTGGTGGAAGGCCCCAATCCCATCACCCGGCCGGCGCAGCTCGCCGGACTGACGGCCTTGGTCCACCGCGACATGACCGATACGTTCACCGAATGGCGGCGCGCCGCGGGGCTGCGCGACATCGAGCCGCTAGCGATCGATCATTTCGATTCGGGTGCGCTGATGCTGGAGGCGGCGGCGCAAGGGCTGGGCATCGCCTTCATGCACGAAAGCCATTTCGCCGATGCAAATGACAGCCGGCTGGTGCGGTTGTTCGATATCGAGGTGGAGAGCCCGTACAGCTATTGGTTCGTCTGCCGCCCCCGTGCGCTGACGCAGAAGCCGGTCAAGCTGTTCCACGACTGGCTGATCGAGGCGGTCGCCGATCCAGGGATCTGA
- a CDS encoding RNA-binding S4 domain-containing protein, with protein sequence MVEGAMRLDRFLWFARLAKTRSAAQTIATHTRLRIDGRAIDRAHAPVRPGNVLTFLCNDRVRVIRIEALPPRRGPAPEARSCYTELGENVSQSPHPIDATGMRA encoded by the coding sequence ATGGTTGAAGGCGCGATGCGGCTCGATCGGTTCCTGTGGTTCGCCCGGTTGGCGAAGACCCGTAGCGCCGCGCAGACCATCGCCACGCATACCCGCCTGCGCATCGATGGCCGCGCGATCGACCGCGCGCATGCCCCGGTCCGGCCGGGCAATGTGCTGACTTTCCTGTGCAACGATCGCGTCCGCGTGATCCGCATCGAGGCGCTGCCGCCGCGCCGCGGCCCCGCTCCAGAAGCGCGAAGCTGCTATACCGAGCTTGGTGAGAATGTGTCGCAGAGCCCGCATCCGATTGACGCAACGGGCATGCGCGCATAG
- a CDS encoding class I SAM-dependent methyltransferase — protein MPVSTATDRRQRRLLRQAAGVPSPWGMFIREFLKHPVMVGSVMPSSPQLIRKMLAPVDWANTKLFVEYGPGVGTFSRAILDRLPADGTYIAIDTNPDFIRYLRHEIVDPRFSAVLGSAADVRQIVADHGFDHADFVLSGLPFSTLPAGVGDAIGQATADVLRIGGAFLVYQFSPKCRDFIEPYLPRIDHGMEWWNVPPAQLYWAWKD, from the coding sequence GTGCCAGTTTCCACCGCCACCGACCGGCGTCAGCGTCGCCTGCTCCGCCAAGCGGCCGGTGTTCCCTCTCCTTGGGGCATGTTCATTCGTGAGTTCCTGAAGCACCCGGTGATGGTCGGTTCGGTCATGCCCTCCTCGCCGCAGCTGATCCGCAAGATGCTGGCACCGGTGGACTGGGCTAATACCAAGCTGTTCGTCGAATACGGCCCCGGAGTCGGCACCTTCTCGCGTGCGATTCTCGATCGGCTGCCCGCCGATGGCACCTATATCGCGATCGACACCAATCCCGATTTCATCCGCTACCTGCGCCACGAGATCGTCGATCCGCGCTTCTCCGCGGTCCTGGGATCTGCGGCCGATGTGCGTCAGATCGTCGCGGATCATGGCTTCGATCATGCCGATTTCGTGCTCTCCGGCCTGCCTTTCTCGACGCTGCCGGCAGGGGTCGGCGATGCGATTGGCCAGGCGACCGCGGACGTGTTGCGGATCGGCGGGGCCTTCCTGGTCTATCAATTCTCGCCCAAGTGCCGCGACTTCATCGAACCGTATCTGCCGCGCATCGATCACGGCATGGAATGGTGGAACGTGCCGCCCGCCCAGCTTTATTGGGCCTGGAAAGACTGA
- the fdxA gene encoding ferredoxin FdxA, whose translation MTYVVTDACIKCKYMDCVEVCPVDCFYEGENMLVINPSECIDCGVCEPECPAEAILPDTESGLEQWMELNNTFSAQWPNVTRNAGQTPADADTHKGEEGKFDKYFSPEPGAGD comes from the coding sequence ATGACCTATGTCGTCACCGACGCCTGCATCAAGTGCAAGTATATGGACTGCGTCGAGGTCTGCCCGGTGGATTGCTTCTACGAGGGCGAGAACATGCTGGTGATCAATCCCAGCGAGTGCATCGATTGCGGCGTGTGCGAGCCCGAATGCCCGGCCGAAGCGATCCTGCCCGACACCGAATCCGGTCTCGAACAGTGGATGGAGCTCAACAACACCTTCTCCGCGCAATGGCCCAACGTCACGCGCAACGCCGGCCAGACGCCGGCGGACGCCGATACGCACAAGGGCGAAGAGGGCAAGTTCGACAAGTATTTCTCGCCGGAGCCAGGCGCGGGGGACTGA
- a CDS encoding peptidylprolyl isomerase — MADTPETLTLTLDTGDVTIKLRPDLAPQHVARITELANAGFYDGVVFHRVIPGFMAQGGDPTGTGMHGSNNHPNLPAEFSKEPHVRGVASMARAQDPNSANSQFFICLDDARFLDGQYTVWGEVIDGMDAVDALPKGEPPRTPGKIVKASAA, encoded by the coding sequence ATGGCCGATACACCCGAAACGCTGACCCTGACGCTCGACACCGGCGACGTGACGATCAAGCTGCGCCCCGATCTCGCGCCGCAGCACGTCGCGCGCATCACCGAGCTGGCCAATGCCGGCTTCTATGATGGCGTGGTGTTCCACCGCGTGATCCCCGGCTTCATGGCGCAGGGCGGCGATCCCACCGGCACCGGCATGCACGGCTCGAACAACCATCCGAACCTGCCGGCCGAATTCTCCAAGGAGCCGCACGTGCGCGGTGTCGCCTCGATGGCGCGCGCGCAGGATCCGAACTCGGCGAACAGCCAGTTCTTCATCTGCCTCGACGACGCGCGCTTCCTCGACGGTCAGTACACCGTATGGGGCGAAGTGATCGACGGCATGGATGCCGTCGACGCCCTCCCCAAGGGCGAGCCGCCCCGCACGCCGGGCAAGATCGTCAAGGCGAGCGCTGCGTAA
- a CDS encoding DUF1489 family protein: protein MPLHLTKVAFGAESVEHLAERLRLRGEEGPVFLTTRYLPKRHEEVTGQGSMFWILKHQLVARSPILHFGEAEGGRVAIHIDPLLVLVQGQPKRAHQGWRYLEGADAPADLGHDAVLDDAMPAGLIGRLAALALI, encoded by the coding sequence ATGCCGCTTCATCTGACCAAAGTCGCTTTCGGTGCCGAGAGTGTCGAGCATCTTGCCGAACGCCTGCGATTGCGCGGCGAGGAAGGGCCGGTGTTCCTCACCACGCGCTACCTGCCCAAGCGGCACGAAGAGGTCACCGGCCAGGGATCGATGTTCTGGATCCTGAAGCACCAATTGGTCGCGCGCTCACCGATCCTGCATTTTGGCGAGGCCGAAGGCGGACGGGTCGCGATCCATATCGATCCGCTGCTGGTGCTGGTCCAGGGCCAGCCGAAACGCGCGCATCAGGGCTGGCGCTATCTGGAGGGGGCGGATGCGCCGGCCGATCTGGGCCATGATGCGGTGCTGGACGATGCCATGCCCGCGGGGCTAATCGGGCGGCTGGCGGCGCTGGCGCTGATCTAG
- the mgtE gene encoding magnesium transporter, protein MSETDLIPDVDKERGQLDEDDRLKPDFVRRVLDKVEAGDDEGARGLVEPLHPADIADLFELTPNDRRRDLARAISDLLDGDVFAEMNDYVREDLIDALEPHQVADIASELDTDDAVAIIEDMEEDDQRAVLRALDPDDRAAIEEALSYPEESAGRLMQRELIAVPEHWSVGDAIDYLRGHEELTTDFWEIFVVDPAHKPIGTCQLSWMLRTPRGISMSDVMQREQTLIPVDMDQEEVALRFQKYALISAAVVDPNGRLVGMITVDDIVHIISEEAGEDTLRLAGAGDGDINEPLHLTIRTRITWLVVNLGTAMIAASVVGLFQGEIARFALLAVLMPIVSGMGGNAGTQTLAVVVRALATNQLTSSNTARMILREFRIAVANGLMLALLIGGGTWIVFGNGDLAIVIALAMVINNMIAGLAGVLVPVLLERNGIDPAVSSAVFVTTSTDVMGFLSFLGLASLWGLGG, encoded by the coding sequence ATGAGTGAGACCGACCTGATCCCCGACGTCGACAAAGAGCGCGGCCAGCTGGACGAGGACGATCGGCTGAAGCCCGACTTCGTCCGTCGCGTGCTCGACAAGGTCGAGGCGGGAGACGACGAGGGTGCCCGCGGCCTGGTCGAGCCGCTGCACCCGGCCGACATCGCCGATCTGTTCGAACTGACCCCTAACGACCGGCGCCGCGACCTGGCACGCGCGATCAGCGACCTGCTCGACGGCGACGTGTTTGCCGAGATGAACGATTATGTCCGCGAGGACCTGATCGACGCGCTCGAGCCCCACCAGGTCGCCGACATCGCCTCCGAACTCGATACCGACGATGCCGTCGCGATCATCGAGGACATGGAGGAGGACGACCAGCGCGCCGTGCTGCGCGCGCTGGACCCCGACGATCGCGCCGCGATCGAGGAGGCCTTGTCCTACCCGGAGGAATCGGCCGGGCGCCTGATGCAGCGCGAGCTAATCGCGGTGCCCGAGCATTGGAGCGTGGGCGACGCGATCGACTATCTGCGCGGCCATGAGGAACTGACGACCGATTTCTGGGAAATCTTCGTCGTCGATCCGGCACACAAGCCGATCGGCACGTGCCAGCTGTCCTGGATGCTGCGCACGCCGCGCGGCATTTCCATGTCCGACGTGATGCAGCGCGAACAGACGCTGATCCCGGTCGACATGGACCAGGAGGAAGTCGCGCTCCGTTTCCAGAAATACGCGCTGATCTCGGCCGCGGTGGTCGATCCCAATGGCCGGCTGGTCGGGATGATCACGGTCGATGACATCGTGCACATCATCTCCGAGGAAGCGGGCGAGGATACGCTGCGCCTGGCCGGTGCCGGCGATGGCGACATCAACGAGCCGCTGCACCTGACCATCCGCACGCGAATCACCTGGCTGGTGGTCAATCTGGGCACGGCGATGATCGCCGCCTCCGTCGTCGGCCTGTTCCAGGGCGAGATTGCGCGATTCGCGTTGCTGGCCGTGCTGATGCCGATCGTGTCGGGCATGGGCGGCAATGCCGGCACGCAGACGCTGGCGGTCGTGGTGCGGGCGCTCGCCACCAACCAGCTGACCAGTTCGAACACCGCCCGCATGATCCTGCGCGAATTTCGCATCGCCGTGGCCAACGGGCTGATGCTCGCATTGCTGATCGGCGGCGGAACATGGATCGTGTTCGGCAACGGCGACCTGGCGATTGTCATCGCGCTGGCGATGGTGATCAACAATATGATCGCAGGACTGGCCGGCGTCCTGGTGCCGGTGCTGCTGGAGCGCAATGGTATCGACCCCGCCGTCTCCTCGGCGGTGTTCGTCACGACCAGCACCGACGTGATGGGTTTCCTGTCTTTTCTGGGGCTTGCCAGCCTGTGGGGGCTTGGCGGCTAA
- a CDS encoding DUF2807 domain-containing protein, with protein sequence MIRPLLVSLCLIGALPAAAHAAERVYAVSSFERLRVDGPFRVIVTTGVSPGGKAEGDPAATDQIDMRVEGTTLILRSGSGGWSERPAGSGGGTPLIRLATPMLRAATMFGGGDVTINGKMRAQSVELSMTGSGTMRADGVDADQFVGTVTGSGTMTVAGRAAKVRLSTNGPSRMAAGGLVAGDLSVRTDGNGEMIAQARYTAVIASAGVGSVTIYGTPTCTIRGNANGPVNCGNVTPPAPPQASR encoded by the coding sequence ATGATCCGCCCGCTCCTCGTCTCGCTGTGCCTGATCGGCGCCCTTCCCGCGGCCGCCCACGCTGCCGAGCGCGTCTATGCCGTCTCCAGCTTCGAGCGTCTGCGAGTCGATGGCCCGTTCCGCGTCATCGTGACCACCGGCGTATCGCCCGGCGGCAAGGCGGAAGGCGACCCCGCCGCCACCGACCAGATCGACATGCGCGTGGAGGGCACGACATTGATCCTGCGCTCGGGTTCCGGCGGCTGGAGCGAACGCCCTGCCGGCTCGGGCGGCGGCACACCGCTCATCCGCCTCGCCACGCCGATGCTCCGCGCCGCGACGATGTTCGGCGGCGGCGACGTGACGATCAACGGCAAGATGCGCGCGCAGAGCGTCGAACTGTCGATGACCGGCAGCGGCACGATGCGCGCCGACGGCGTCGATGCCGACCAGTTCGTCGGCACGGTGACCGGCTCCGGCACCATGACGGTGGCCGGCCGCGCGGCCAAGGTCCGCCTGTCCACGAATGGCCCCTCCCGTATGGCGGCCGGCGGACTCGTGGCGGGCGATCTCAGCGTTCGCACCGACGGCAATGGCGAGATGATCGCCCAGGCACGCTATACGGCGGTTATCGCGTCAGCCGGGGTCGGATCGGTCACCATCTACGGCACGCCGACCTGCACGATCAGGGGGAATGCGAACGGCCCGGTGAATTGCGGCAACGTCACGCCGCCCGCGCCGCCGCAGGCGAGCCGCTAG
- the rarD gene encoding EamA family transporter RarD has product MTSKLNPGIAYGVAAYAIWGLLPIFLKLLKPLPAPDILAHRILWSLLLLVVLAVALKHGAALRRIVTTPRLMAALTASATLIAINWLCYIVAVNGGNVAQASLGYFINPLVNVLLGVLVLRERLGRIEALAVALAAAGVVFLAWEQGGVPIIPLTLAFSFGTYGLIRKMTPVDPLDGLLIETAILTLPALGWLLIAGTALDHGPAWPLLPAAGIVTAMPLILFAAAAKRVRYSDIGLIQYLTLTLQLLLAVLVFGEKLSTAQWAAFALIWVALGIYVTGMVVGSRSAAALDAEREPIRSSDRAG; this is encoded by the coding sequence ATGACCAGCAAGCTCAACCCCGGGATCGCCTACGGCGTCGCTGCCTATGCGATCTGGGGCCTGCTGCCGATATTCCTCAAGCTGCTCAAGCCGCTGCCGGCGCCCGACATCCTGGCGCATCGTATCCTGTGGTCGTTGCTGTTGCTCGTCGTGCTGGCGGTTGCGCTGAAACATGGTGCGGCACTGCGCCGCATCGTCACCACGCCGCGCCTGATGGCCGCGCTCACTGCCTCGGCGACGCTGATCGCGATCAACTGGCTGTGCTACATCGTTGCCGTCAACGGCGGGAACGTCGCTCAGGCGAGTCTCGGCTATTTTATCAATCCGCTGGTCAACGTACTGCTCGGCGTCCTCGTGCTGCGCGAACGGCTCGGCCGGATCGAGGCGCTGGCGGTAGCGCTGGCCGCGGCCGGTGTCGTGTTCCTCGCCTGGGAACAGGGTGGCGTGCCGATCATCCCGCTGACGCTCGCTTTCTCGTTCGGCACCTATGGCCTGATCCGCAAGATGACACCGGTCGATCCGCTCGACGGCCTGTTGATCGAGACCGCGATCCTGACGCTGCCGGCACTCGGCTGGTTGCTGATCGCCGGCACCGCGCTCGATCACGGTCCCGCCTGGCCGCTGCTGCCCGCCGCCGGGATCGTCACCGCGATGCCACTGATCCTGTTCGCAGCGGCGGCGAAGCGGGTGCGCTACAGCGATATCGGGCTGATCCAATATCTCACGCTGACCTTGCAGCTGCTGCTTGCCGTCCTGGTCTTCGGTGAAAAGCTGTCGACGGCGCAATGGGCCGCTTTTGCGCTGATCTGGGTAGCGCTCGGGATCTACGTGACCGGTATGGTCGTCGGCAGTCGTTCCGCGGCTGCCCTCGACGCTGAGCGTGAACCGATCAGATCGTCGGATCGGGCAGGATGA